Proteins encoded by one window of uncultured Bacteroides sp.:
- a CDS encoding glycosyltransferase family 2 protein: MAKISVIVPVYNSEPYLHKCIKSILSQTFSDLELLLINDGSSDSSGSICDDFEKIDNRIRVFHKRNEGVSSARNLGLDVAIGEWICFVDSDDWIESDCLEISSEYIIKDKLDCLQFSFKHIDEYGNVLRLEFNETPVMNLNDYVSSGSFCYRAGGSIIRKSIIDDKNIRFIEGLKLGEDQLFILTVIANSKKMRRIKNTFYCYFFNNSSATKNVRFKDLCKTILCFNSFCYKIIFQRHVEEMILAHSSLSLRLMECNVVELYKILRTINLTTKTSTFFYHKNLWLLKLMWKHGLIVVLYMLRYQYCFRNLYIKKNSDDVFLN, translated from the coding sequence ATGGCTAAAATAAGTGTAATTGTGCCAGTTTATAATTCAGAGCCTTATTTGCACAAATGCATAAAGAGTATATTGTCTCAAACTTTTTCTGATTTAGAATTGTTACTGATTAATGATGGAAGCTCTGATTCTTCAGGAAGTATATGCGATGATTTTGAAAAAATAGATAATCGTATTCGCGTGTTTCATAAGAGAAATGAAGGTGTAAGTTCTGCCAGAAATTTGGGACTAGACGTTGCTATCGGTGAGTGGATTTGTTTTGTGGATTCCGATGATTGGATTGAAAGTGACTGCTTAGAAATTAGTTCTGAATATATTATAAAGGATAAACTTGATTGCCTCCAGTTTTCTTTTAAACACATTGATGAATATGGTAATGTTTTGCGCCTGGAATTCAATGAAACGCCTGTAATGAATCTAAATGATTATGTGAGTAGCGGGTCGTTTTGTTACCGTGCAGGAGGAAGTATAATAAGAAAATCGATAATTGATGATAAGAATATACGTTTTATCGAAGGGCTTAAATTGGGAGAAGATCAGCTTTTCATTTTAACAGTAATAGCTAATAGCAAAAAAATGAGACGTATAAAAAATACGTTCTATTGCTATTTTTTCAATAATAGTTCGGCGACTAAGAACGTGCGTTTTAAAGATTTATGTAAAACTATTTTGTGCTTTAATTCATTTTGTTATAAAATAATATTTCAAAGACATGTTGAAGAAATGATTTTAGCACATTCATCTTTGTCATTGAGACTTATGGAATGTAACGTTGTTGAACTGTATAAAATACTTAGGACAATTAACCTTACTACTAAAACTAGTACTTTTTTTTATCATAAGAACTTATGGCTGTTAAAATTGATGTGGAAACATGGATTAATAGTAGTTTTATATATGTTGAGATATCAGTATTGTTTTAGAAATCTTTATATTAAAAAAAATAGTGATGATGTATTCTTAAATTAA
- a CDS encoding glycosyltransferase — MNGQPLVSIIIITYNSSKYVLETLESAKQQSYENIELIVADDCSIDSTVEICNHWIDKNKGKFKNANLIVADHNEGIPSNCNRGLSVCHGEWIKYIAGDDILAADCIAAFIDYVTQNKEAKIVESKSQFFRDVFKESNYFHIEDKSEDVFFSSETKAEQQYQILLRRNTLHGPSVFINKKIIEDVGRFDVRFIFMEDHPLWLKLTNAGYRFYFMNKVTVFYRVHDSSVFASGAQNKLYNTFYRKSYFFDKIYRLPYLNGIERFNYLHKYYCLRLFDYLGLNRNNRFCKELLKFFIRLNLLRLFQ, encoded by the coding sequence ATGAATGGACAACCTCTCGTTTCAATTATAATTATTACTTATAATTCATCGAAATATGTTCTGGAAACCTTAGAAAGTGCTAAGCAACAATCATATGAGAACATAGAATTAATTGTAGCTGATGATTGCTCCATAGATTCAACGGTTGAGATCTGTAATCATTGGATTGATAAAAACAAAGGAAAATTCAAAAATGCTAATTTGATTGTTGCCGATCATAATGAAGGGATTCCGTCAAATTGCAATAGAGGATTGAGTGTATGCCATGGAGAGTGGATTAAATATATAGCTGGAGATGACATTTTAGCAGCAGATTGTATAGCAGCATTTATAGATTATGTGACTCAAAACAAAGAAGCCAAAATTGTAGAGTCCAAGTCACAATTTTTTAGAGATGTTTTTAAAGAATCTAATTATTTTCACATAGAGGATAAAAGTGAAGACGTCTTTTTTTCTTCAGAAACAAAAGCTGAACAACAGTATCAGATACTTCTTCGCAGAAATACTCTCCATGGACCTTCTGTTTTTATTAATAAGAAAATTATTGAGGACGTTGGGCGATTTGATGTGAGATTTATTTTTATGGAGGATCATCCTCTCTGGCTTAAATTGACAAACGCAGGATATCGCTTTTATTTTATGAATAAAGTGACAGTGTTTTACAGAGTTCATGACTCTTCTGTTTTTGCTTCCGGTGCCCAGAATAAATTATATAATACTTTTTATCGCAAAAGTTATTTTTTTGATAAAATATATAGGCTGCCGTATTTAAACGGTATTGAAAGATTTAACTATTTGCATAAATATTATTGCTTAAGGCTTTTTGATTACTTGGGATTAAATAGGAATAATAGATTCTGTAAAGAGTTATTGAAGTTTTTTATAAGATTAAATCTTCTTAGACTGTTTCAATAA
- a CDS encoding polysaccharide biosynthesis protein — translation MIDINRFIERNVTFRNESMFQKDIDANSDLLREKIEGKSILVIGGAGTIGSSFIRAVLKFKPAKLTVVDISENGLAELSRDLRSSYGTYVPKDFITYPINYADPVFKKMFRSERGFDIVANFSAHKHVRSEKDEFSVQALLENNVLHACKLLKLLTEIPPRKFFCVSTDKAANPVNLMGGSKKIMEDMIMGFSNQFNITTARFANVAFSNGSLLAGFIERVMKRQPLSAPADVRRYFVSPDESGQICMLACMLGQTGEIYFPKLGRNQMLTFSEIATSFLKELGYNAYECSSEEEARRMAFEMKDGDMNYPVYYSNSDTTGEKSVEEFYTNSDVISLDEYVSLGVVKNSHRRRVKETEILFTSLNAAFASPYTKKSEIVGIVKKFLVNFEHIEKGKNLDSKM, via the coding sequence ATGATTGATATTAATCGTTTTATAGAGAGAAATGTTACTTTTAGAAATGAAAGTATGTTTCAAAAAGATATAGATGCAAATAGTGATTTGCTAAGAGAAAAAATAGAAGGAAAAAGTATTCTGGTGATAGGTGGTGCAGGTACAATAGGTTCTTCTTTTATCAGGGCCGTTTTGAAGTTTAAACCTGCTAAACTAACCGTTGTGGATATCTCAGAAAATGGATTAGCAGAGCTATCAAGAGATTTGCGTAGTTCGTATGGAACTTATGTACCAAAAGATTTTATAACATACCCTATAAATTATGCAGATCCGGTGTTTAAGAAGATGTTTCGTAGCGAACGGGGATTTGATATTGTGGCTAATTTCTCCGCTCATAAACATGTGAGAAGTGAGAAAGATGAGTTCTCTGTACAGGCATTGCTTGAAAATAATGTATTGCATGCTTGTAAATTACTTAAATTACTTACTGAAATACCACCCCGGAAATTCTTTTGTGTTTCCACTGATAAAGCTGCGAATCCTGTTAATTTGATGGGAGGGAGTAAGAAAATTATGGAAGATATGATTATGGGTTTCTCAAATCAATTTAATATTACTACTGCTCGTTTTGCAAATGTGGCTTTTTCGAATGGTTCTCTTTTAGCCGGTTTTATTGAGCGTGTAATGAAACGACAACCTTTGAGTGCACCAGCGGATGTGCGTCGTTATTTTGTTTCTCCTGATGAAAGTGGGCAGATTTGCATGCTAGCTTGTATGCTAGGGCAAACAGGAGAGATTTATTTTCCTAAATTAGGCCGAAACCAAATGCTCACTTTTTCTGAGATAGCAACTAGCTTCCTAAAAGAATTAGGTTATAATGCTTATGAATGCAGCTCAGAAGAAGAAGCTCGCAGGATGGCTTTTGAAATGAAAGATGGCGATATGAATTATCCGGTTTATTATTCTAATTCTGATACTACAGGTGAAAAGTCTGTTGAAGAGTTTTATACAAATAGTGACGTAATATCATTGGATGAATATGTTTCGCTGGGAGTTGTAAAAAATAGCCATCGCCGTAGAGTGAAGGAGACGGAAATATTATTTACATCATTAAATGCCGCTTTTGCTTCTCCATATACCAAAAAAAGTGAAATAGTAGGTATCGTGAAGAAATTCCTTGTTAATTTTGAACATATTGAAAAAGGAAAAAATTTGGATTCAAAAATGTAA